The uncultured Trichococcus sp. DNA window AGAAGCCGCCGCCGTAGCCGGCGTTGATGACACAAAGCAAAATGATGACTAAAGGAGCGATTGCGTTATTGACGCCGTTCGCCAAAAGCGTAATCGCCGTAGCCGCGATCGACAGACCGAAAATCCAGATATAAATGGTGTTTCTGTCCTTTAGCCTGTCCGCGAAGGACGAAAAGCCAAGCCGACCGCCGGCATTGAAGAGCGCCGTCAATGAACTGATTGCTCCGATTGCGCCGAAGTTGATGAAGTGCAACAGATCCTTCTCCTGAGAGATCAGCGCCAATCCGCAAGTGATGTTTATGAAGAACATCAACCAGATTCCGATGAAGTTTTTATTCTTGAAGATGTCGAGGACATTTTCGCCCTTCTTCTTCTTCACGGATACTTCCACCCAATCGGACGGTTTTTTCAATAGCAGGTGGCCGATGAACATCATGATGAAATAGACGACAGCCAGGATGTAGAACAGTTTGTAGAGACGGGTCGGGTCTACTAGCGTGCCGTCCGCGTTAGTCGCGCCCAAAAGCATTTCGATGATCGGGCTGGCGATGACCTTCGCCAATCCGAATCCGGCCACGGCTATTCCGGTAGCCAAGCCTTTATGGTTTTTGAACCACAGCATCAGCGTTTTGACCGGAGAAAGATAGCCGATACCACAGCCGATGCCCATCAGGACTCCATAACTCATAAAAATCCCAATCAGCGATTTCTGTTGGATGAAGAATCCGGTGCCGGCCATCCCGGCGGCAAAGCATATGGCCGCAATCAGGGAAGATTTATGGATATCTTTTTCCACAATCCCGCCTGCGAAGGCAGCCGACATGCCAAGGAAGAAGATGGCGATGCTGAACGCCCATTCGACCTCGCTTTTCGGCCTGCCGATATATTCAGCGATGCCTCCCTTCAGCAAGGACCAGCAGTAGACTGTACCGATGCTGCAATGGATCAGCAGTGCCGGGACAGCGGCACGCATCCATTTATTTTCGATGTTATTCATTTGTTATCTCCTTATGTGCTTGATGTAATGATTGTGACAGTTTACGCAATCTTTACTCATCTTACTCTCGTTTCGTAAGAAAAGCAATCGCTTTTATGACCAATCTTTACTGTATGATTGTTTTGTCAGGATAGTGATTTGAGCAGGAAAATGATGATGTACTGGAAAAAAAAGTGATTTGTGGGTAGTATTAAGGGCAGACAGAAAAGGGGGAGAAAGATGCAAGTGGATATAAGAAAAGCGGTGCCGCAGGATTTGGCTGCACTGAAAATAATAGAGGATGCGTGTTTCCCGGAAGCCGAGGCAGCAACGCTTGAATCTCTCCGCGAGCGGCTGCAACTGTTCCCGGAGAGTTTTCTGGTTGCCGAAGCTAATGGCGAGTTGGTGGGATTCGTGAACGGCGCTGTCATCGATGAACCGATCATCCGGGATGCCCATTACCATGATGCTGCCCTGCATAATCCGGATGGCGCTTATCAAAGCGTGTTCGGCTTGGACGTGATTCCGGCCTTCAGAAGGAAAGGCATTGCGGGAAAATTACTGATGGGCTTGATCGGTGCGGCGAGGCAAGCGGGCAGAAAAGGCCTGACACTTTGCTGCAAAGAAGAAAAGATCCCTTATTACGAGAAATTCGGGTTGGTGAACAGCGGCAGATCGGAATCCACTCACGGGAATGCCGTTTGGTATGACATGATTCTGCATTTTGAAGAAGAAGGGGAAGAGCAAATGGATCCGAAAATCATTTTGGCGAGTCAATCGCCAAGACGCAGCGAATTGCTGTCCTTGTGCATCAAGGGCTTCGCTGTCCAGGCTGCGGATATCGACGAAAAAGCGATAGGAGAACGCATCCTCGCCGAAGCGGGACAGGATCCGTTCGTTGAAACGGCCACTGAGCTGGTGGAAACGTTGGCGCGGGAAAAAGCGGCGGTTATCCACCGTGAGAACAGCGAAGCGATGGTCATCGGCTCTGACACTGTGGTCATGTTGGACGAAAAAATCCTCGGCAAACCGGTTGATGAGGCCGATGCCTATGCGATGTTGCGCGCACTGGCTGGTAAGACCCACTCGGTCTTGACCGGCGTCAGCATTTTATGGGGCGAAAAGGAAGAGACCTTTGCTTCTGAGACGAAAGTCAGCTTCTTTGAGTGGGATGATCGCATGGAGGCGGAAGTGAAGGCATATGTTACATCGGGCAAGCCGATGGACAAAGCCGGAGCATACGGCATCCAGGAAGAAGCTGCGCTTTGGGTTTCCGGGATCGAAGGGGACTACAATACGATTGTCGGGTTTCCAGTCGCCTTGGTCGATAAAGCCATCCATCGGTTGCTGACGGAAGCTGAAACAAGAAAGTAGCGTTGTGGACCTTTTTCTCCGATGAAGAGTATGTTGGCCGGAGGAAAGATACAGAACGAGAGCTTCAACTCCGGGGAAGGTGCGTTGGACGGAGAAAAGTCACTGGATGGGGGCGCCAACTCCGGGGAAAGCCCCATTCACCGGAGCTACAACGGAAAAAATGAATACCGAAAAAAACCGGCGAAGCCTCGCAAAGGCATTCGTCGGTTTTTTAGCATTTATTCGCGTGTTCAGGACTTGGTGTCGGAAAGCTCGATGTGACGGATGACGCGCGCCGGATTCCCAGCAATCACGACATTATCGGGGAATGATTTAGTCACGACGCTGCCCATGCCGACGACGACATTGTCCCCGAGCGTGACACCCGGACCGATAACGGAAGAGCCGCCGATCCAGACGTTGTCGCCGATCGTGATCGGTTTGCCGTACTCTGTTCCGCTGTTCCGTTCTACCGGATCAATCGGATGGGTGGCCGTATAGAAGCTGACGTTCGGGGCGATCATCACATTGTTCCCGAATGTGACCGGACACGTATCCAATATCGTGCAATTGAAGTTCGCATAGAAATTCTCGCCGACAAAGATATTGGAGCCGTAGTCCAATGAGAGCGCCGGTTCCATGTAGATTTTCTCGCCGGTCTTCCCGAGCCAGTTTTTCAACAGCTCGCTGCGCTTGCGGGGGTCCATTTCGTCGTTGAATGCGCGCATGTTTTCACGTGCGCTCTGCCTTAAGGCTACGAGCTCCGCGTCACCAGCCAAGTAGGGTTCTCCGGCGATCATTTTTTCTTTTTCTGATTTCATTTTATAGTCTCCTGACGTATAGTATAGTATAGTATTTTTACTAATTATAGCGCAATATTCACCAACTTCATCAATGAAATGAATCAAAAGCTATTTTATTTTTTCGTTTACAAAAAAATTTATGCCAGGATCAAAACGTGCTGGACTTTTCAGAAATCAGTCCGTAAATTTTGGATTGTTGACTAAAAATGCAGTAAGATAAGTGTAAGCGATAACATTTGTGAAATGGATGATTGGAGTTGATGAAATGAAGGAAGCTATGTTGTACGAAAAACTGGGGGACGGCAGAGTCAGGTGTGGTGTCTGCCCGCATCATTGCGTCATCGCGGAAGGCAAGCGGGGCATCTGCGCCGTCAGAGAAAACCGTGAGGGGACTCTGTACGCATTGAACTACGGGAAAGCGGTCGCGGTCGCAATCGATCCCATCGAGAAGAAACCGCTCAATCATTTCCTTCCGGGCACTACAGCCTATTCGTTCGCTACGATCGGGTGCAATCTGCGCTGCCTTTGGTGCCAGAACTGGGCGATTTCGCAGGCCTCCAAACCGAATCGCCCGATTTATGGGGAGGACATCAGCCCGGAAGAGCATGTTCGGCGGGCTTTGGCTGCCAAGTGTCCTTCCATCGCCTACACTTACACGGAACCGATCATCTTTGTCGAATACGCGCTCGATACGATGAAGCTGGCCCGTGAAGCAGGGCTGAAGAACATCTGGAAAACGGCCGGCTATGCGACGAAAGAGACTTTGGCTGCCATCATTCCGTATTTGGACGCCGTCAATGTCGACCTGAAAGGTACCGATGACGAAGTCTACCGGGAATATTGCGGTGGAACGGCGCAGCCGGTATTGGACACCATCAAGCAGCTCCATGCAGCAGGCGTGCACCTTGAAATCACCACGCTCGTCGTCCCTGGGGTGAATGACCGCATTGATCAACTCGAACGGATGGCGCGTTTCATCGCCGAGGAAGTCGGCAAAGAAGTGCCGTGGCATGTCAATCGCTTTTTCCCTGGTTGGAAAATGATGGACACAGCCATCACGCCGATGAAAACTCTGGAAATGGCAGCAGCCATCGGCAGAAACTTCGGCATACAGCATGTGCACATCGGTAATATATAGAGGGAGGAATCCTTATGTTGGTTTTTGGTGTCATCAGTCCGCATCCGCCGCTCATCATTCCGGAAATAGGCGGGAAGGACATCGAAAGGGTAAAACGGACAGTGGCGGCTTTAGAGACCGCGGCCGAAAGACTCGCCGCCGCAAAACCGGACCTGCTGCTCATCATCTCGCCGCATGAAGGCCATGGCTTTGAAGTGCCGTTGCATTATCTCGGCAAACAATTGCCTTCCAACTTGGAAACAGAAAAGATTCTGGTGACGGAGCCTTCCTACGAGCACTACTATGAATGGGGAAAGCGCTATGGGGAAGCTTGCGATCGGTCGGATCAGCGCACGGCCATCATTGCCTCAGCCGATCTGTCGCACGTACTGAAGCCGGAGGGGCCTTACGGTTACCATTCGGCGGGACCGCTGTTGGACAAATTGGTCGTCAAGGCCGTAAAGGAAAAGGATGCCGGGCAGCTGTTGCGTTTGGATTCCGGATTTCTCGAAAGGGCTGCGGAGTGCGGGCTGCGCTCGATACTGTTCCTGATGGGAGCGTTCGAAGGCAGAGAATATGAACCGGAAGTGCTCTCCTATGAAGGGCCTTTCGGGGTCGGTTATCTTGTCGCAACCTTCATGCCTTCGGAGTCCGAAGAGCAAAGCAAGGATGTGCGAAGTTCATAAGGAAAGTTTTGGAAGTTTGCGTCATTCATTTTTTAGTAAAAAGAGGCGATAGAGTATGAAGAGAACATTTTTTACCTCGGAATCGGTCATGGAGGGGCATCCGGATAAACTCTGCGATCAGATAGCCGACGCGATTTTGGATGCCATACTGGAGGAGGACCCGTTCGCGCGGGTGGCTTGCGATGTTTCCGCCAGCACCGGTCTGATCACGGTGTTCGGCCAGATCACGACGGTCAGCACGGTGGACATTCCAGCCATCGTCCGGAAAATCATCCAGGATGTCGGCTATACGGACAGCGACTTTGGTATCGATGGGAAGGCTTGTTCCGTCCTGATCGGTTTGGACAGGCAATCACCGGATATCGCTGCAGGGGTCGGCTCCTCTTTAGAAAAGCGGCTCGGATCGGACGATGAAGCGGACCAATTGGGAGCAGGCGATCAGGGATTGATGTTCGGTTATGCCTGCAAGGAAACACCGGAGTTGATGCCGATGCCGATTTCTTTGGCGCATAAGCTGGCCAAAAAGGTTGCGGAACTTCGGAAATCAGAGGAACTGCCTTACCTGAGGCCGGACGGAAAAACGCAGGTGACTGTTGAATATGCGGACGGCCATGTCAAAAGAGTCGAAGCGGTCGTCATCGCCTGTCAGCATGACGAATCGGTCGGCCAAGAACGGATCAGAGAGGACATGCTCCGGCAGGTGATTCCGGCCGTCATTCCGGCGGAGCTGTTGGATGATCAGACGAAATATTTCATCAATGCGACCGGCCGTTTCGTCGTCGGCGGTCCCATGGGTGATTCGGGATGGACCGGGAAAAAAATCATCGTCGACACTTATGGCGGTTATGCGCGGCACGGGGGAGGCTCCTTTTCCGGGAAAGATCCGACCAAAGTCGATCGTTCCGCAGCCTATGCTGCCCGATATGTGGCGAAGAACGTCGTGGCTGCAGGGTTAGCGGAAAGGTGCGAAATCCAGCTGGCCTATGTCATCGGAGTGGCGAGGCCCGTTTCTGTCCGGGTAGAAACCTTCGGGACGGCCAGCATCGGCGAAGAACAGATCGAGGAACTGATCAAAAAGCACTTTGACTTGCGTCCAGCCGCAATCATCCGCGATTTCGACCTGCGGAAGCCAATCTACAGAAAGCTTGCCTGCTACGGTCATTTTGGCAGGCCCGAATTGGATTTGCCTTGGGAGCGGACTGATAAAGCTGCCTCATTGTCGGAAGAAATGAAGGCATTGAAGCAAAACCCGGAAAATTGAGAAGGAAAATAGGGTAGATGCCACTGAAACCGTGAAAAAACACCCCTCCGCAGCATTAAGCCGTAAGGGGTGTTTTTGGTCACTTATTCAGGTATTCTGCTAGTCCGGCGTTCCGGAGTTTGCAGGAAGGGCATTCGCCGCAACCGCCGGGGACGCCCATATAACAAGTATGCGTATGTTCCTCGATGTAGGCGAGGCAACCCAACTGATCCGCCAGTTCCCATGTCTGCGCCTTGGTCAGGTACATCAACGGTGTTTCGACGTTGAAATTGTAATCCATGGCCAGATTCAGGGTCACGTTCATCGATTTGACGAACACGTCGCGGCAGTCCGGATAACCGCTGAAGTCCGTTTCACACACGCCCAATATGATGGTACGGATACCTTTTGATTTGGCGAAGATGCCGGCCAACAACAGGAACAGGGCGTTCCGGCCGTCGACGAAGGTATTCGGGTAGTCTTCGGCCTCGGCCTCCTTGATTGTCTGCGACTCATCCATCAACGCGTTCGTCGTGACTTTGCCCATGACGTTCGCGTCGAGGATGTGGTGCTCGACCCCCAGATCATTGGCGATCCAGACTGCCCGTTCCAGTTCGATGCCATGGCGTTGGCCATAGCTGAAGGAAAGTGCCACTGTGTTTGCCGCGCCGTACTTTTGGATGGCTTGGATCAGGCAAGTCGTGGAATCCTGCCCGCCTGAAAAGATGACCAATGCTTGTTTTTGCGTTGTCCCGTTCACCTGTTCCATCTAACGGTTGTCGACTTTCTCAGGATAGAGATCGTGCTGCGCCAAGCGTTGCCAAGCCACGTCTGCCCATTTAGTGCCGGGCTGACCGTAGTTGCAGTACGGATCGATCGAGATGCCGCCTCTCGGTGTGAATTTGCCCCACACCTCGATGTATTTCGGCGCCATCAATGCAATCAGATCCTTCATGATGATGTTCATGCAATCCTCGTGGAAGTCGCCGTGGTTGCGGAAACTGAAAAGGTAAAGCTTCAACGATTTGCTTTCGACCATGATTTCTCCCGGGACATAGGAAATGTAGATGGTCGCAAAATCGGGCTGTCCCGTCATCGGGCACAGGCTTGTGAATTCGGGGCAGTTGAATTTCACAAAGTAATCATTGTCCGGATGCTTGTTCGGAAAAGTCTCGAGGACTTTCGGATCGTAGTCCTGCGGATATTTAGTCTGTTGGTTGCCCAATTGGGTGATGCCCTTCAGATCGGCTTCATTTCTGCCTGCTGTCATTGTGTGTTCCTCCTTATGCTTATGGCTTTAAAAGCGCGCTTTTATAGAATCGTTTTTCCAGTGCCTGCACCAAAAAGTAGCCGACGAAAGCCGGTACCGATTGGCCGATGCAAAGGCTGACGACAAGCGGCAGGAACGGGATGGCCAACAGTTGCGACAGGTAGATCGGCACAACGATTCCCGGAATGAAGATGATCGGCAAAATCAGACACCACTTCGGCAGGTTGTATTTGCGGACAGCGTAAACGAGCGAAGCCGTGATGATACCGACCAAGGTTCCACCAAGCATGTCGATGATCCCAAGTCCACCGAAAAACAGGTTCGACATAAGATTGGCGAGGCCTGCCGGGATGATCAGAAACGGGTTAAAATAAGCTAGGGCGTAAAGAGTTGTGGCGATGCGGATTTGATATTGTCCAAAAGCGAAAGATTGCGTCAGAGCCATGATGACGATGTACATAGCGATATACATTGCTGAGAAAGTCAATTTTTGTGTTTTTGTGAATGTTTTTTGCATCGATCCACCTCCTAATATTTTTTACAACGCCTTACAAGAATAGACAAAAAAAGACGCACGGATGCCGAGAAGGTTGTCTCTAAGGAGAGAACAAGCCAACTCAAAAAACATTCCTGCGTTTTGATTGCATGATTCTATTTCCCTAGTTTTATTTAACGACAGGATGGTTACGAACTGTCCCGAACATTTTAACAAATATTGGCTGAGTTGCCAAGAGTGGTTTTCGAAGTTTAGCGAGCCAAGTTTGTCTAAGGGAATTCATTTGATTATAATGAAGCTAAAGATAACGCTATCACAGTCGCGTATGAGGGCAGTAGGTTCAATCAGCAGGAAGGATGAATAAAAATGGACTATATCAAAAGCCACATCAAGAAAAGCATTTTTATCGAAGCACCGCTAGGAAAAGTATGGCAATACGCCGCCAATGTGGGGAATTGGGAAGACATTCATGAAGGCCTGAAAATCGTCAAGCAGATCAGCGGGGACGGCGGGCTGGGCAGTGTCTACAAGGCAGAATACGACATGTTCGGGAAAATGGTGCCGGTGAACATCGAAGTGCAGCAATCGGAACTGTTCCCCGAGGAATTCATCATGCGCGCAGCCATCCGCGTGGACACGTTCGATCCGAAAGAAGATTCCTTCATGCGGCAAAATTACACGGCCAAAGCGGAGGAGGCCGGAACGACTTTAAACTTGGAAAGTATCCAGAATATTCCCTACATTGATAAGCACAAAACGTTCGATAAAGAAGAGTATCTAGAAAAACGGGATGAGGTTGCGCAGCAAGCCATTGAACGGATCAGGCTGTTCTGCGAGGACTAGCAACGGAAAAGGAACGGGACTGCAACAAAAGTTTCGTTCCTTTTGTATTTTTCTGTTATACTGAAGCGACTAAAAAAGTGAAAGTAGGACAAGATGGAACATACAACATTTGAAAGCTTCGCAATCAGCGAAGAAATCGTTACGGCACTAAAGGCATTGCGTTATTTCAAACCGACGCAAGTACAACAGGAGGTCATCCCGCTGACCTTAAAGGGCAAAGATATCATTGTCGAATCGCAGACCGGCAGCGGCAAGACCGTCAGTTTCGGCGTACCGTTGTGCGAAAGTGTGAGCTGGGAGGAAAACCGTCCGCAGGCGCTGATTTTGGTTCCGACAAGGGAGCTGGCGCTGCAGGTGAAAGAGGATATCACCAACATCGGACGGTTGAAGCGGATCAAGGCTACTGCTGTCTTCGGCAAAACTTCCTTCGATACGCAAAAATCGGAATTGAGACAGAAAAGCCATATCGTAGTCGGCACTCCGGGCAGGGTATTGGATCATCTGCAAAAAGGGACAATGAAATTTGACAAAATACGCTACCTGGTCCTTGATGAGGCGGATGAGATGCTGAATATGGGCTTCATTGAGCAAGTGGAAGCCATCATCGATTTCCTTCCGAAACAAAGACAAACGTTGTTGTTCTCCGCGACCATGCCGAGTGAAGTGGTGCGTTTGGCCAGCTTCTATATGAAGAACGACCGCGTTTCGGTGAAAATGGAAAGCGACGAGGCATCCAAGCCGAAGATTCTGCAATCCTTCATCCGTGTCCAAGAGTCAGGCAAAGCCAAGCAACTATTGGATCTGCTGACCGTTGAGAATCCGGACAGCTGCATCATCTTCTGCAATACGCAAGAAGCCGTTAATGGACTGTACACATTCTTGAGCAAAGCCGGTTTGCCGATCGATAAGATGCACGGCGGAATGGTGCAGGATGACCGCACTGCCGTTATGGAAGATTTCCGCAAAGGCAGGCTGCGTTATTTGGTGGCTACGGATGTGGCTGCGCGCGGGATCGATGTCGATAACGTGACGCATGTCGTCAATTATGATGTCCCCGAGGAGAAAGAGAGCTTCATCCACCGTACCGGCAGAACCGGCCGCGCCGGCAAAACGGGGGTAGCCTTGACCTTGGTAACGCCTAGTGAGGAAAGAAGCTGGCAGGGAGTGAAAGACTTCGCGCAGCAGGAAATCACCGAAATCGATCCGCCGAGCGCCCGCTTCGTGCAGCATCACAAAGCGGCTTTCGAAAAGAAACTTCAGGAACGTCCTGTCATCAAACGCGCGCGCAACCGGGAATTGAACAAGGACATCACCAAAGTCTATTTCAACGGCGGCAAGAAGAAAAAACTGCGCGCCATCGATTTCGTAGGTACGCTGACCAACATTCCCGGTATCGATGCGGATGACATCGGCATCATCACGATCCAGGAAAACGTGACCTACATCGAAATCCTGAACGGAAAAGGGCCGCATGTGATTTCTGAGATGCAGAACCGCACCGTCAAAGGCAAAGCGTTGAAAGTGCATAAAGCAAAGAAATAGATGCAGCAAAATTGAACGCTTGAATGCGAAACGACCCGCATGTCTCCGTTGTAATGAGGAGCTTGTCGGGTCGTTTTCATGTACTCGCTTCAAGATTTCGGGTGGCATTCCTGACCGACAGAGGCTATACTAAGAAACAGAAAGTGGTGAACCAATTGAAACCAGTCGTAACGTATGAAGAAATAGAACAGCAACGCGGAGACAAATCGATTCTGTATGTGGACGTCAGGAGTCCTTCCGAGTATGCGAAGTCAACCATACCGGGCGCCGTAAATGTGCCCGTACTGGATGATGAGGATAGGAAAACAGTAGGAACGCTTTACGTTTCCGGCAAAATCGACGAAGCGAAAAGTCACGGCATCCAAGTCATTTCCCCAAGATTGCCTGAGATGTTCAGTCTTTTCCAGGAATATACAAAAGCCTACGATCAAGTCGTCATCTTCTGCAGCAGGGGAGGATTCCGCAGTAATTCGATTTTTTCCTTGCTCAAATCCTTGGGGATGACTGTCCATCGGATGGAAGGCGGCTACAAAAACTACCGCAGCACAATCAACAATATGATTCCCATATTGTTCGAAAAGGTTCATTTTGTGACGCTCTATGGAAATACCGGGACCGGAAAAACAGCCATCCTGGAGGAACTGAAGAAACGTGGAGCCAATGTGCTTGATTTGGAGGCCTGCGCCAACAACAGAGGGTCCGTCTTCGGAGGTGTCGGCCTGAAGAAGAAACAGCCGCACAACCAAAAAATGTTCGAAAGTCTGTTGGTCGAGAGCGCAGCCGGCTGGAAGGAGCCGCTGATCGTCTTTACCGAAGGCGAAAGCAAGCGGATCGGACAGGCTGTCTTGCCGCCTTCGTTGATTGATGCGATGCAGAAAGGCATCAACCTGAACATCGAGGCTTCATTGGAATACCGGATCGGACAGATCAAAAAGGATTATCTCCACAGCAATGAAACAGAGCTTCTCGCAGCGCTTGATCGCTTGAAATCTTATCTGAATGAGGCGCGTGTCGAGGGTTACAAGGAACAGGTGCGCCAGCAGGATTTCGACGCGGTCATCGCGGATCTATTGGTGAAATACTACGATCCCCGTTACAACTTCAACAAAAAAGAATTTGCCGCCGTCTTCCGCAATGAAGACGCCGCAGCAACGGCCGAAGCCATTCTGGAATGGATGAAGCAAAGGAACGATTGATCAAAAAAACAAAACAGAGCAACTACCCCATTCAGGGGAAGCTGCTCTGTTTTTTTGTTCTGTAAGAAGGTATTCGTACTATTGAGCCGCTCATGCTCTGGTTGTCCGATTCTTCCCGGTTATCGGACAATTTTCATTTTTATCCTTCTTCCGCCAAGTTCTTCAGCGCTTTGGCTGCATAGTCGATTTCCTCCACCGTATTGAAGCTGGAGAAGCTGAAGCGGACCATGCCGTTTTTTTCTGTTCCGAAAGCTTGGTGGATGAGCGGTGCGCAATGGGCGCCGGGGCGCACCGCGATCGCGTAATCCATGAAGAGCGCATCGCTGAGGTCGCCGGAGGACCAGCCCTCCAGATTCAGCGAAACGACCGGCGCACGCTCGACGTTTTCAGCGAAGCTGCCATAGAGGATGATTCCCGGGATGTTCTTGATCTGTTCATGGAAGCGGAAAGTCAGTTCCTGCAGGTGACGGCTGATTTCAGCCAGGCCTTTTTGCTGGATGTAATCCACACCGGCGGAAAGGCCCGCCAAGCCGTGGACATTCTGGGTGCCGGCCTCGAAAAGAATCGGCATCGCTGTCGGGTATCGCTTGTCGAAAGAATGGAAGCCGCTGCCGCCTGTGAACACCGGCATAAAAGCTAATGTTTTTTCGCCGAGGCAGATGCCCCCGGTTCCTTGCGGGCCATAAAGTCCTTTGTGGCCGGTGAAACAGAGGACATCGATGTGCTGCTTCACCATGTCGATGGCGAGGATGCCTGCGCTCTGGGAAGCATCGACAATGAAAATCAGATTGTGCTCCCGGCAGAAGCTGCCGATCCATTCCAAATCCACGGCATTGCCGGTGACATTCGAAGCATGGTTGACCACGACTGCCCGGGTATCGGATCGCAACAGGCGCTCAAAATCGGGATAAAGGAGTGTCCCAAATTCATCGACGCCGACAAAGGACAGGGAAGCCCCCAGTTCTTCCAGTTGGTACAGCGGACGCAGAACGGCGTTGTGCTCCGTCACTGTCGTGATGATGTGGTCCGCCGGCGTCAGCAAGCCCTTCAGTACCAGGTTCAGCGATGCGGTGGCGTTGGCAGTAAACGCGACGTTTGCGGTTTCCGGCACACGGAACAGGGCCGCCGTTTTTTGGCGCAACGTTTCCGTCAACCGCAATGCGTTCAGGGAAGCGGCATGGCTGCCACGTGCCGGGTTGCCCAGCTGAGCGTCGGCGATGGCATGATAAACAGCTTCAGCCACCGCAGCCGGCTTCTTCAGCGTAGTTGCGCTGTTGTCGAAATAATAAAGTTCACTCATGCCAGACCTCCACGGATTTTTTTCGGTTCTCAAAACGCACCTCGTAGCAGCCATCGTTGTAAATGGCATGTTCCGACAACAATGCCCGGACCGCGTTCAGCTCGGCGAGATGCGTCTGCAGCACAAGGCCGCAACCTGCCGAAATCTGTTCCGGCATGGGGATCAGCCGGCATTCCCGACCGGTATCCCGGACAACGGCTTCTGCGGCTGCCGCGGCCTGGGAAGTCGGAAACGCGACGATGCCGTAATGTTTGCGGTCGATCATGGCGATACGGTCTTGGAGGTGCGCAGGATTTCAACGATGCGGTACATGTTTGTGTAAGTGCCGACCGCCAATGTGTCCTTCACGCCATAGAATTCCCCGCAGATGCCGCAAGTCAGGACCTCGACGCCGTCTTCCTCCAACGCTTTGAGGTCTTCTAAAACGGCTGATCCTTCCGTCGTCAGCAGCGCGCCGGCATTGTAGCAGAGCACTTTTTCGGGCAGGACTTCCTGCTCCGTCAGGGAGAAGAGGAAGCTTTTCATCAGCGTACGGCCCAATTTCTCGCTGCCGTTGCCGATGCAGTCGCTGTTCAATGCGACGACATAGCTTGTCCCGGATGACGTCAATGTTTCATTGGCTTGCTCCGGAAGCACAGTGTGTTCGGCGGCGTGCGGTCCGTTGTCGGATTTAGGATCCGAAAGCTGCACTTCATAAAGGGAATCGTTGATTTTTTCGACTTGGAC harbors:
- the yedF gene encoding sulfurtransferase-like selenium metabolism protein YedF; protein product: MKKIDAVGQACPMPVILTKRALKESNGETVLISVDNEIATQNLAKMAEQLKLSVQVEKINDSLYEVQLSDPKSDNGPHAAEHTVLPEQANETLTSSGTSYVVALNSDCIGNGSEKLGRTLMKSFLFSLTEQEVLPEKVLCYNAGALLTTEGSAVLEDLKALEEDGVEVLTCGICGEFYGVKDTLAVGTYTNMYRIVEILRTSKTVSP
- the queF gene encoding preQ(1) synthase; this encodes MTAGRNEADLKGITQLGNQQTKYPQDYDPKVLETFPNKHPDNDYFVKFNCPEFTSLCPMTGQPDFATIYISYVPGEIMVESKSLKLYLFSFRNHGDFHEDCMNIIMKDLIALMAPKYIEVWGKFTPRGGISIDPYCNYGQPGTKWADVAWQRLAQHDLYPEKVDNR
- a CDS encoding DEAD/DEAH box helicase; this encodes MEHTTFESFAISEEIVTALKALRYFKPTQVQQEVIPLTLKGKDIIVESQTGSGKTVSFGVPLCESVSWEENRPQALILVPTRELALQVKEDITNIGRLKRIKATAVFGKTSFDTQKSELRQKSHIVVGTPGRVLDHLQKGTMKFDKIRYLVLDEADEMLNMGFIEQVEAIIDFLPKQRQTLLFSATMPSEVVRLASFYMKNDRVSVKMESDEASKPKILQSFIRVQESGKAKQLLDLLTVENPDSCIIFCNTQEAVNGLYTFLSKAGLPIDKMHGGMVQDDRTAVMEDFRKGRLRYLVATDVAARGIDVDNVTHVVNYDVPEEKESFIHRTGRTGRAGKTGVALTLVTPSEERSWQGVKDFAQQEITEIDPPSARFVQHHKAAFEKKLQERPVIKRARNRELNKDITKVYFNGGKKKKLRAIDFVGTLTNIPGIDADDIGIITIQENVTYIEILNGKGPHVISEMQNRTVKGKALKVHKAKK
- a CDS encoding QueT transporter family protein translates to MQKTFTKTQKLTFSAMYIAMYIVIMALTQSFAFGQYQIRIATTLYALAYFNPFLIIPAGLANLMSNLFFGGLGIIDMLGGTLVGIITASLVYAVRKYNLPKWCLILPIIFIPGIVVPIYLSQLLAIPFLPLVVSLCIGQSVPAFVGYFLVQALEKRFYKSALLKP
- a CDS encoding aminotransferase class V-fold PLP-dependent enzyme, which translates into the protein MSELYYFDNSATTLKKPAAVAEAVYHAIADAQLGNPARGSHAASLNALRLTETLRQKTAALFRVPETANVAFTANATASLNLVLKGLLTPADHIITTVTEHNAVLRPLYQLEELGASLSFVGVDEFGTLLYPDFERLLRSDTRAVVVNHASNVTGNAVDLEWIGSFCREHNLIFIVDASQSAGILAIDMVKQHIDVLCFTGHKGLYGPQGTGGICLGEKTLAFMPVFTGGSGFHSFDKRYPTAMPILFEAGTQNVHGLAGLSAGVDYIQQKGLAEISRHLQELTFRFHEQIKNIPGIILYGSFAENVERAPVVSLNLEGWSSGDLSDALFMDYAIAVRPGAHCAPLIHQAFGTEKNGMVRFSFSSFNTVEEIDYAAKALKNLAEEG
- a CDS encoding DUF3343 domain-containing protein produces the protein MIDRKHYGIVAFPTSQAAAAAEAVVRDTGRECRLIPMPEQISAGCGLVLQTHLAELNAVRALLSEHAIYNDGCYEVRFENRKKSVEVWHE
- the mnmH gene encoding tRNA 2-selenouridine(34) synthase MnmH, which produces MNQLKPVVTYEEIEQQRGDKSILYVDVRSPSEYAKSTIPGAVNVPVLDDEDRKTVGTLYVSGKIDEAKSHGIQVISPRLPEMFSLFQEYTKAYDQVVIFCSRGGFRSNSIFSLLKSLGMTVHRMEGGYKNYRSTINNMIPILFEKVHFVTLYGNTGTGKTAILEELKKRGANVLDLEACANNRGSVFGGVGLKKKQPHNQKMFESLLVESAAGWKEPLIVFTEGESKRIGQAVLPPSLIDAMQKGINLNIEASLEYRIGQIKKDYLHSNETELLAALDRLKSYLNEARVEGYKEQVRQQDFDAVIADLLVKYYDPRYNFNKKEFAAVFRNEDAAATAEAILEWMKQRND